ATAAACCTAAAACCAGAGATTATGTCCAAGTTCGACGAAAATAAAAAGAATATACAAAAAAACAAGGGCTATGCCTTCTTTTCTGTTTAAAAAGTCTTTTGTTCTTAAAAAGTAAAAGCCCGCAAGCATGGTGGCAGCTAAAAATATACCACTTATCCAAAATATGCCGCCCTCTATGGTTATCGGCTTAATAAGTACGGTAATCCCTAAAATAAGCGTCGCGTTTATAACGGCGGAGCCCAAAAGATTACCTAGGCTCATATCTCCCTTGCCCGAAGAGGCGCTGCTTATCCCAAAAACTAACTCCGGTAGGCTTGTTCCTATGCCTATAACAAATATACCTATCAAAGCCGCGGGTATACCCATGTCTATGGATATATTTTCAGCTGCCCACACAACAGCATAAGCGGCCGCGAGTATCACAAAATTGCTCACACTAAACATAAAGAAATTTTTAAAAAATTCCCTGAGAGATACGCTTTTTTTATCCTTTTCAGCTTCAGGGGTATTTAAATCGGATACACCGTTTCTTTTTTGAAGCGTCTCCTTAACGTTAAAGAGGCGCGCCGTATTCCATGAGAACAAAACTAAAAGAATTAACCCATCCAATCTGCCAAGCGAACCATCCAGCATTAAAAACAGAGGCGACATTATAAGAGTAAAGTTAAAAAACCTGCGCTTCAAAAAATGGTCATGATCATCCACACTTACCTTTAATGCTATAACAGCTACAAGACCCATTATAAGACTTAAGTTAACTATGTTTGTACCTAAAATATTTCCCAATACTATTTCAGGGCTATTTGAAAAAGCGGCGTTTATTCCAACAGCGAGCTCCGGAATGCTTGTTGCAAATGCCATTAATAAAAAGGCTATAACAAAATCTGAAACACCAAGATACCTCGCCATAACACCAAGCGAGCGGACAATATAAGTTCCGCTTTTTACAAGAAAATATATTCCCAAAGCAAGGACTACAATATATAAATAAGTGTCGTACATATATTTAAGTATACCAAAAAGCCCCTTGTTTCGGGGCTTTTATTTACTCTGCTGAT
The DNA window shown above is from Candidatus Spechtbacterales bacterium and carries:
- a CDS encoding calcium/sodium antiporter, with the translated sequence MYDTYLYIVVLALGIYFLVKSGTYIVRSLGVMARYLGVSDFVIAFLLMAFATSIPELAVGINAAFSNSPEIVLGNILGTNIVNLSLIMGLVAVIALKVSVDDHDHFLKRRFFNFTLIMSPLFLMLDGSLGRLDGLILLVLFSWNTARLFNVKETLQKRNGVSDLNTPEAEKDKKSVSLREFFKNFFMFSVSNFVILAAAYAVVWAAENISIDMGIPAALIGIFVIGIGTSLPELVFGISSASSGKGDMSLGNLLGSAVINATLILGITVLIKPITIEGGIFWISGIFLAATMLAGFYFLRTKDFLNRKEGIALVFLYILFIFVELGHNLWF